The following proteins are encoded in a genomic region of Oceanisphaera profunda:
- a CDS encoding CinA family nicotinamide mononucleotide deamidase-related protein — protein MEPVIELVSTGDEVLTGLITDTNAGWLSQLLLEQGWQVRRRFTVGDDKADLVELFEQRSHQADIVIVNGGLGPTSDDISAEAMADAAGVTLELNQHWLEVMQQKYASRNRDMPKSNSKQAMLPQGAELVDNPVGTACGFAVKLNRATFFFTPGVPSELKVMMNDEILPRLRQQLGDNGRSQVRRFFLFGLSESGLSDKLDALTWPAGIALGYRANLPTIEVKLIIDTANAEAIAQAEAQLLAQVGTHLIARDNMDFTASLGPMLVDKDLMIFEDASGGRLTDTISTITREFEGHYLAGLPDEAEELAHWLQKSARPLTLAIGAAGPKGVPVALKTQTGCYVQTLQMHFRDPLSQRRLLAFTALDMLRRHLMNETVMIDYDILPCSERLTLPA, from the coding sequence ATGGAACCTGTTATTGAACTGGTGAGCACGGGCGACGAGGTATTGACCGGCTTAATCACAGATACCAATGCCGGCTGGTTGTCTCAATTACTGCTCGAACAAGGCTGGCAAGTGCGCCGTCGCTTCACCGTCGGTGACGATAAAGCCGATTTAGTCGAGTTATTCGAACAGCGCAGTCATCAAGCAGACATAGTGATTGTCAATGGTGGCTTAGGCCCCACCTCGGATGATATTAGTGCCGAGGCCATGGCCGATGCCGCTGGTGTAACACTAGAGCTCAATCAACACTGGCTGGAGGTGATGCAGCAGAAATACGCTAGCCGTAACCGTGACATGCCCAAGAGCAACAGCAAACAAGCCATGCTGCCCCAGGGTGCCGAGTTAGTGGATAATCCGGTAGGCACCGCCTGTGGTTTCGCCGTTAAGCTGAATCGCGCCACCTTCTTCTTTACCCCAGGGGTGCCCTCTGAGCTAAAAGTGATGATGAACGACGAAATACTGCCGCGGCTACGTCAACAACTGGGTGACAATGGTCGCAGCCAAGTACGACGCTTCTTCTTGTTTGGTTTATCAGAGTCTGGCTTAAGCGACAAACTTGATGCACTCACTTGGCCCGCTGGTATTGCGCTAGGTTATCGCGCTAATCTGCCGACCATAGAGGTGAAGCTTATCATCGACACCGCAAATGCCGAGGCCATAGCGCAAGCTGAAGCACAATTGCTCGCTCAAGTCGGCACGCACCTGATTGCCCGAGACAACATGGACTTTACTGCCAGTTTAGGACCCATGTTGGTCGATAAAGACTTAATGATTTTTGAAGATGCCAGCGGTGGTCGCCTAACTGATACCATCAGTACTATCACGCGAGAGTTTGAAGGCCACTATCTTGCCGGCTTACCAGACGAAGCTGAAGAACTGGCTCATTGGCTACAAAAATCCGCACGTCCCCTCACTTTAGCCATAGGCGCCGCAGGCCCTAAAGGAGTGCCTGTAGCATTAAAAACCCAGACCGGCTGCTATGTGCAAACCTTGCAGATGCACTTTCGTGATCCGCTGTCACAGCGCCGTTTATTAGCTTTCACGGCATTAGATATGCTACGTCGTCACCTTATGAATGAAACCGTAATGATCGACTATGACATTTTGCCTTGTAGCGAGCGCCTCACCTTGCCCGCTTAA
- a CDS encoding phosphatase PAP2 family protein translates to MNMRWDIKGWLALQLLALALFFTWYFGYWQSLDEGVFWWFNNRLVTVPGFAHLVAVVNQRWIDGAVALLMAGFVFSHAWQLKGRDRAKMGCLLLLMAGCFSLQAAAGKALPIERASPTVVYEQAERVSLLVPDVKAKDASGDSFPSDHGIGFATFLLFACYRFPRRYLYVVAPLVFILAMPRVMSGAHWFTDFICGSLPLALITGAWLFHTPLAERFTEAMVRPVETLLTKWRLQG, encoded by the coding sequence ATGAATATGCGCTGGGATATTAAAGGCTGGTTGGCACTGCAATTGCTGGCTTTAGCTCTGTTTTTTACTTGGTATTTTGGTTATTGGCAAAGCCTAGATGAAGGCGTTTTTTGGTGGTTCAATAATCGACTAGTGACGGTACCGGGTTTTGCTCATCTGGTAGCCGTGGTTAACCAGCGCTGGATTGATGGTGCGGTTGCCTTACTGATGGCAGGCTTTGTGTTCTCTCACGCTTGGCAGTTGAAGGGCCGTGATCGGGCGAAGATGGGTTGTTTATTGTTATTGATGGCGGGCTGCTTCTCGCTGCAAGCGGCGGCAGGTAAGGCTTTACCCATTGAGCGTGCGAGCCCCACTGTGGTGTATGAGCAAGCCGAGCGGGTGAGTCTGCTGGTGCCTGATGTTAAAGCCAAAGATGCGTCTGGCGATTCGTTCCCCAGCGATCACGGCATTGGCTTTGCGACCTTTTTACTGTTTGCTTGCTATCGTTTTCCGCGCCGTTACTTATATGTAGTCGCGCCTTTGGTGTTTATTTTGGCGATGCCACGTGTGATGTCGGGAGCCCATTGGTTTACTGATTTTATTTGTGGTTCGCTGCCTTTGGCTTTGATCACCGGCGCTTGGTTGTTTCATACTCCTTTAGCAGAGCGATTTACTGAAGCTATGGTGAGGCCTGTGGAAACGTTGCTTACCAAGTGGCGATTGCAAGGCTAA
- a CDS encoding cation:proton antiporter, with amino-acid sequence MSVYYTLCFLAATAITIAFVNQYIMKIQTTIAITFGALIISILMLVLGKTTWPELQQHAVTTLETVDFGEFLLQGILGFLLFAGGLGINLPAMKSQKWEIFVLVIFGVIISTAVVATGLWLLAYAASIPLPFIYCLLFGALISPTDPIAVLAIVKKLGAPEQIAIQIEGESLFNDGIGLVIFLTIFAVAFSGTEATFGSVLTLFTHEAIGGIIFGGLLGLMAHLMISATDDGSMELLMTLCIPTAGFALANVLGVSGALAMVVAGIMIGNWTRYTGFSEQSEKYLDQFWHLLDEFLNALLFLLIGLAMLLVEFHWQAWVLVLGAIPLVLAGRFISVALPYTGFRRFRSYNKYSIRILTWGGLRGGLSLAMALSIPVGVKLGADGQIELRDVILMMTYAIVLFSIIVQGMTITPMINKAKAAEKAGFPID; translated from the coding sequence ATGAGCGTCTATTACACTCTGTGTTTTTTGGCGGCCACGGCGATCACCATTGCCTTCGTCAATCAATACATAATGAAAATTCAAACCACCATTGCCATTACCTTTGGCGCCCTGATTATCTCCATCCTCATGTTAGTGCTCGGTAAAACCACCTGGCCCGAGCTGCAACAACACGCCGTCACTACCCTAGAAACCGTCGATTTTGGTGAATTCCTGTTACAAGGTATTCTCGGATTTTTGCTGTTTGCTGGCGGCCTGGGTATTAACTTACCGGCCATGAAGAGCCAAAAGTGGGAAATTTTCGTACTGGTGATTTTTGGGGTGATAATTTCCACCGCCGTGGTCGCCACCGGCCTGTGGTTGTTGGCTTATGCCGCCAGCATTCCACTGCCCTTTATTTACTGCCTGCTGTTCGGCGCACTTATCTCTCCTACCGACCCCATTGCAGTATTAGCGATTGTGAAAAAACTGGGTGCACCAGAACAAATAGCCATTCAAATTGAAGGCGAGTCCTTGTTCAACGATGGCATCGGCTTGGTTATCTTCTTAACCATTTTCGCCGTGGCCTTTAGCGGTACGGAAGCCACCTTTGGCTCTGTGCTGACGCTGTTCACCCACGAAGCCATTGGCGGTATTATCTTTGGTGGTTTATTGGGGTTAATGGCACACCTGATGATCAGCGCCACCGACGACGGCTCCATGGAGCTACTGATGACGTTATGTATTCCTACCGCAGGCTTTGCTCTGGCTAACGTCCTCGGCGTCTCCGGCGCACTGGCCATGGTGGTGGCCGGTATCATGATAGGTAACTGGACTCGCTACACTGGCTTTTCAGAGCAGAGTGAAAAGTATCTGGATCAGTTCTGGCATTTATTAGACGAGTTTTTAAACGCGCTATTATTCTTGCTGATTGGCCTTGCTATGTTGCTAGTGGAATTTCATTGGCAGGCGTGGGTCTTGGTACTGGGCGCCATTCCGTTAGTACTGGCCGGTCGCTTTATTAGCGTAGCTTTGCCTTATACCGGCTTTCGTCGCTTTCGCAGTTACAACAAATACTCGATTCGGATCCTGACTTGGGGTGGCCTGCGCGGCGGACTATCACTGGCCATGGCGCTCTCGATTCCGGTTGGCGTCAAGCTGGGTGCCGATGGCCAGATTGAATTGCGCGACGTGATTTTAATGATGACCTACGCCATAGTACTGTTCTCGATTATCGTACAAGGCATGACCATAACGCCGATGATCAACAAGGCCAAGGCCGCCGAAAAAGCCGGCTTTCCGATTGATTAG
- the metA gene encoding homoserine O-acetyltransferase MetA has product MPIRIPDRLPAANVLSQENIFVMTESRAVNQEIRPMRVLLLNLMPKKIETENQLLRMLSNSPLQIGVDLLRIDDRPSKNTPQSHLESFYHDFEQIKDQFYDGLIITGAPLGLTDFCDVVYWDKIEQIVDWAKSHVTSTLFLCWAAQAGLKILYGLDKSTRLEKLSGVYEHQNLGGYDPLVRGFDDVFLAPHSRYADFPVELLREKTDLKILAASDKVGVYLAASPDGRQVFVTGHPEYDPHTLDNEYQRDLEVGIAPQMPENYYPDDNADNLPRATWRSHGHLLFANWLNYHVYQLTPYDLNTLSATGEALTRD; this is encoded by the coding sequence ATGCCCATTAGAATTCCCGATCGCCTGCCAGCGGCTAATGTCCTGTCTCAGGAAAATATCTTCGTGATGACGGAGAGCCGCGCGGTTAATCAGGAAATCCGGCCAATGCGCGTGCTGTTACTTAACCTGATGCCGAAGAAAATTGAAACCGAAAATCAGCTGCTGCGTATGTTATCTAACTCGCCACTGCAAATCGGCGTCGACTTATTGCGCATTGATGACAGGCCGTCTAAGAATACGCCTCAGTCCCATCTAGAAAGTTTCTATCATGACTTTGAGCAGATTAAAGATCAGTTTTATGACGGTCTTATCATTACCGGTGCGCCGCTAGGTCTGACCGACTTTTGCGATGTGGTTTACTGGGACAAGATAGAGCAGATTGTGGACTGGGCGAAGAGCCATGTGACCTCAACGCTGTTTTTATGTTGGGCGGCGCAGGCGGGCTTGAAGATTTTATATGGCTTGGATAAGAGCACGCGGTTAGAGAAGTTATCGGGCGTTTATGAGCACCAGAACTTAGGCGGCTACGACCCGTTAGTGCGCGGTTTCGATGATGTGTTTCTAGCGCCGCATTCTCGCTATGCAGACTTCCCGGTGGAACTGTTACGGGAAAAAACTGATTTAAAAATCTTGGCGGCGTCCGATAAAGTAGGTGTTTACTTAGCGGCTAGCCCAGATGGGCGGCAAGTGTTTGTGACCGGTCATCCTGAGTACGATCCGCATACACTGGATAATGAATATCAGCGTGACTTAGAAGTAGGCATAGCACCGCAGATGCCAGAAAACTATTATCCCGATGATAATGCGGATAATTTGCCGAGGGCAACGTGGCGCAGTCATGGCCATTTGTTATTTGCTAACTGGCTCAACTACCATGTGTATCAGCTAACGCCTTATGACTTGAATACCTTGAGTGCCACCGGCGAAGCATTGACCAGGGATTGA